The Neodiprion virginianus isolate iyNeoVirg1 chromosome 5, iyNeoVirg1.1, whole genome shotgun sequence genome contains a region encoding:
- the LOC124305268 gene encoding NFX1-type zinc finger-containing protein 1-like isoform X6 translates to MPKFKTKHFHHFSEPWKTRRQTYNDHARNRALKYTIGQASRGLSATGNRYSPYRHETKEANNGHGLQNENTTHWQYFTFTRLQTLSVMNNNDDLIAELHVKKDEFDQLLNGDFRPDHFVLVVQILAKISRANFTKILSSILCCSCFPTFIKNLESYLTKLPFETKEDKLQNKFYWNDINLFWSNLVEFFQKFTELFPRKARDELTSVLDKTNLIIATTEMNQDCRIAASIKERTSKICRILKVKIPKLETKEKVFATSSVQELQDPLEDFRTLSIIPTIQDVFNEKPFIRPNKLVGAYDSVEHYLDVQFRLLREDFMAPLRNGIHEYLNGSKKYSKTDVRVYRKVTMMNPEVAGNNIGVMVSFGILKFINWDTSKRFQFGGLVCLSSDNFSSIIFATIANRDKELLQRGTVLIKPCKKTAITHDHYHSNWVMLESKIYFEPYLAVLNAMCQMNEKNFPMRKYLVDADTTISLPHYFKTDAVLKYKGFSLQVGDYATWPTTKQLRLDETQYEAFKSGLSQEIAIIQGPPGTGKTFIALEIIRTLLENKEQWRCNGPIVIVCLTNHALDQFLEGVTKHTTSIVRVGSRSKNEALSQYTLGNKREARPRRNWCHDKWYQVKIILSNMKRTRKVLQDLSKRYAIVSPHLLYAYCHDETLQDMKNVNELFQWLLTHTDNSMKICETQSTNTATEMEIDGNSEFEEPIFPLEIVDNEIAEIDANMNEYRRTTRTQNIPVFPRHEVVQLKHRADTLKLQRSDLQRNLTQHPLLIRDNENFLPSLPWQKYWEWVELSYKNAKQKLTDLEEEYHSANEELNEVKQILDLSILREHDVIGFTTTCAARLYASLHALRPPIVLVEEAAEILESHVVCSLTQHCQHLILIGDHKQLRPKVAVHKLGSKYNFNISLFERMVNNRGSCTQLGHQHRMRPEIARLICPSVYKILHNHECVLEYPPVMGLEKNVFFITHDNPEATHDNQESWINPHEAKFLVAFARHLILQGYKSTEITILCTYAGQLFTLIKERNCHEILKAVRITTIDNFQGEENRIILLSLVRNNSEGNIGFLKEENRVCVALSRAREGLYIMGNMDNLTNKNNIWPKIKQVLENDNAIGDTLELRCKYHSDTLIKIRNGSDFVEQCPEGGCLQKCNTDLPCGHSCTSICHTLDREHFNFMCKQRCVKKCPDDHPCPLLCYQGCKPCLVAVERQLKCGHAVFISCGTDPDTYQCPVKVDVTLPHCNHTTEKSCYMPLDKVPCPYPCKIRLACGHSCEQKCHANDDPDHLEHFCHKPCSKRNSHCTADHPCKLKCYEKCIACPINVSKIRSCGHELNCKCSDDVEKLVCYKRIKFERICGHKATVRCFRKDDEECNEEVLKLSACGHQIKVKCCQTPSSSLCGDKCKLNLKCGHPCTNLCKNPCTNECKAPVLQTKHGLCGHLIPVPCFLKETEAKSPALLQYCKEPCKHELSCGHFCQGNCWSCKQGRIHKPCQEKCGKTLICGHRCDVPCSLECPPCQKPCEMKCKHSRCDRKCGETCIPCRETCAARCKHTICLKRCFELCNRRPCEKQCSKRLKCKHRCIGFCGEPCPPLCKICNKKELIDEFFLGYEDEPNARFVFLEDCGHCIENKGLLNWMSANTQTVQVKTCPRCSTPINKCTRILNEIKTHLKDVQLVKAKIFGDHTNLQNQQFLLVTRIKHMYENPVMKGI, encoded by the exons atatAGTCCGTACCGGCACGAAACGAAGGAAGCTAATAATGGTCACGgattacaaaatgaaaataccaCACATTGGCAGTATTTTACCTTCACCCGCTTACAAACTTTAAGCGTAATGAATAACAACGATGATCTTATAGCTGAATTACATGTGAAGAAAGATGAGTTTGATCAATTATTAAATGGTGATTTTAGACCAGACCATTTTGTACTCGTAGTACAAATCTTGGCCAAGATTTCTCGAGCTAactttacgaaaattttatcaagcaTACTTTGCTGTTCTTGTTTCCCTacatttattaaaaacttggAAAGTTATTTGACTAAATTGCCATTTGAGACTAAAGAAGATaagttacaaaataaattttactggAATGATATAAATCTTTTTTGGAGTAATctggttgaatttttccaaaaatttactGAACTTTTTCCTCGCAAAGCTCGTGATGAGTTAACCTCAGTGCTGGATAAAACGAATTTGATCATAGCAACCACTGAAATGAATCAAGACTGTAGAATTGCTGCCAGTATAAAAGAAAGAACTTCGAAAATTTGTCGCATATTGAAGGTAAAAATCCCTAAACTTGAGACCAAAGAGAAGGTTTTTGCAACGTCATCTGTGCAAGAGTTGCAAGATCCTCTGGAAGATTTTAGAACGTTGAGCATCATACCAACTATTCAGGATGTGTTTAATGAGAAGCCTTTTATTAGGCCGAATAAACTCGTAGGAGCTTACGATTCGGTTGAGCATTACCTGGATGTGCAATTTCGTTTGTTGCGTGAAGATTTCATGGCACCCTTGCGAAATGGCATACatgaatatttgaatggatccaaaaaatatagtaaaacTGATGTGAGGGTTTACAGAAAAGTAACAATGATGAATCCTGAAGTAGCAGGCAACAACATCGGTGTTATGGTATCATTtggaatattaaaattcataaactGGGACACTAGTAAAAGATTTCAGTTTGGTGGTTTAGTATGCTTAAGCAGCGATAATTTCAGCTCAATTATATTTGCAACTATTGCTAATCGAGATAAAGAGTTGTTACAGAGGGGAACTGTGTTGATTAAACCGTGCAAAAAAACCGCCATCACTCACGACCATTATCATTCTAATTGGGTTATGCTGGAGtctaaaatatattttgaaccATATCTGGCAGTGCTAAATGCAATGTGccaaatgaatgaaaaaaattttccaatgagGAAGTATTTGGTCGATGCAGATACAACTATTTCGCTACctcattatttcaaaactgatGCAGTACTAAAGTATAAGGGCTTTTCACTGCAAGTGGGAGATTACGCCACTTGGCCAACTACCAAACAACTGCGGTTAGATGAAACGCAGTACGAGGCATTCAAATCTGGTCTTTCTCAAGAAATTGCAATTATACAAGGACCGCCAGGAACAGGCAAGACGTTTATTGCTCTAGAAATAATTCGGACTTTGCTAGAGAACAAGGAACAATGGAGATGTAATGGGCCAATCGTCATTGTCTGCTTGACAAATCATGCCCTTGATCAATTCCTTGAAGGTGTTACGAAACATACAACTTCGATAGTTCGTGTCGGCAGTCGATCAAAAAATGAAGCTCTGTCACAGTATACACTTGGAAATAAACGAGAAGCACGACCACGCAGAAATTGGTGTCATGACAAGTGGTACCAAGTGAAGATAATCTTATCTAACATGAAGAGAACCCGTAAAGTATTACAGGACTTGTCTAAAAGATATGCCATTGTATCTCCACACCTTCTATATGCCTATTGCCATGACGAAACGTTGCAAGACATGAAGAATGTTAACGAATTGTTCCAATGGTTATTGACACATACTGacaattcaatgaaaatatgtgaGACGCAGAGCACAAATACTGCCACAGAAATGGAAATTGACGGTAATAGCGAATTTGAAGAGCCCATTTTTCCTTTGGAAATCGTTGATAACGAAATTGCTGAGATTGACGCAAACATGAACGAGTACAGACGAACTACACGCACACAAAACATACCAGTATTTCCACGACATGAAGTTGTTCAATTAAAACATCGTGCTGACACCTTGAAGTTACAACGGTCCGACCTACAG CGGAACCTGACTCAGCATCCTCTATTAATTCGAGATAACGAAAACTTTCTGCCGAGTTTACCTTGGCAAAAGTACTGGGAATGGGTAGAACTGAGTTATAAAAATGCCAAACAGAAATTAACTGATTTGGAAGAAGAGTATCATTCAGCAAATGAAGAGTTGAATGAAGTTAAGCAAATACTTGATTTGTCGATACTTCGAGAGCACGATGTTATTGGGTTTACTACGACATGTGCAGCGAGATTATATGCTTCTCTGCATGCTCTGCGTCCGCCGATAG TACTGGTGGAGGAGGCAGCTGAAATTCTGGAATCACATGTCGTTTGCTCTTTGACCCAACATTGCCAGCATCTTATCCTCATTGGGGATCATAAACAACTGCGACCAAAGGTGGCTGTTCACAAGTTGGGTtcaaaatacaatttcaatatATCTCTTTTTGAAAGAATGGTCAACAACAGAGGAAGTTGCACACAGTTAGGGCATCAGCATCGTATGCGACCGGAAATTGCCAGACTAATCTGTCCTTCCGTGTATAAGATTCTCCACAACCATGAATGCGTTTTGGAATATCCCCCTGTAATGGGATtagagaaaaatgtttttttcataacgcATGATAACCCAGAGGCAACACACGACAACCAAGAGAGTTGGATAAATCCACACGAAGCCAAATTTCTAGTAGCATTTGCTAGACATCTGATATTGCAAGGCTATAAAAGTACAGAAATCACTATACTCTGTACCTATGCGGGACAACTTTTCACACTTATCAAG gaGAGAAATTGTCATGAGATTCTTAAAGCAGTGCGCATAACCAcaattgacaattttcaagGAGAGGAGAACAGAattattcttctttcattAGTTCGCAACAACAGCGAAGGAAATATTGGATTTCTGAAAGAAGAGAACAGAGTTTGTGTTGCACTATCTCGTGCCCGTGAAGGCCTTTATATCATGGGGAACATGGACAATcttacgaataaaaataatatttggcCAAAAATTAAACAAGTTTTAGAAAATGACAATGCAATAGGTGATACACTCGAATTACGATGCAAGTATCATTCTGATACATTAATAAAG ATACGAAACGGAAGCGATTTTGTGGAACAATGCCCGGAAGGGGGATGCTTACAAAAATGTAATACTGATTTACCGTGTGGACATTCTTGTACCAGCATTTGTCATACCCTTGACAGAGAGCATTTCAATTTCATGTGCAAACAGCGTTGCGTTAAAAAGTGTCCGGATGATCATCCTTGTCCACTTTTATGTTACCAAGGATGCAAGCCGTGTCTAGTTGCTGTTGAACGCCAATTGAAATGCGGTCATGCTGTTTTTATCTCGTGTGGGACAGACCCTGATACATACCAATGTCCTGTCAAA gTCGATGTTACCCTACCTCATTGCAATCATACTACTGAAAAAAGCTGTTATATGCCTCTGGATAAGGTCCCATGCCCATATCCCTGTAAAATTCGTTTAGCATGTGGACATTCTTGTGAACAAAAATGTCATGCTAACGATGATCCTGATCATCTGGAG CACTTTTGTCATAAGCCCTGTTCAAAAAGGAACAGCCACTGTACTGCCGATCATCCGTGCAAATTGAAGTGTTATGAGAAATGTATAGCATGTCCTATTAATGTATCAAAAATACGATCTTGCGGACATGAACTTAATTGCAAATGCTCGGATGATGTAGAAAAACTCGTATGCtataaacgaataaaatttgagaGAATCTGTGGACACAAAGCTACAGTAAGATGCTTCCGGAAGGATGACGAAGAATGTAATGAAGAG gTACTGAAACTAAGTGCATGTGGTCACcaaataaaagtgaaatgtTGCCAAACACCAAGTTCTTCTCTGTGTGGCGATAAATGTAAACTTAATTTAAAATGTGGCCATCCCTGCACTAATCTATGTAAAAACCCATGTACAAACGAATGCAAGGCCCCTGTCCTTCAAACGAAACATGGGCTTTGTGGACATCTCATTCCCGTGCCTTGCTTCTTAAAAGAAACTG AAGCCAAGTCTCCAGCACTACTACAGTATTGCAAGGAACCATGCAAACATGAATTATCTTGTGGCCACTTTTGCCAAGGCAATTGTTGGTCCTGCAAACAGGGACGTATACACAAACCTTGCCAAGAAAAATGTGGCAAGACTCTCATTTGTGGACATAg GTGCGATGTGCCTTGCAGTCTCGAATGTCCACCGTGTCAAAAACCTTGCGAAATGAAATGCAAACACAGTAGATGTGACAGAAAGTGTGGAGAAACCTGTATACCATGTAGA GAAACCTGTGCAGCGCGATGTAAACATACAATTTGTCTCAAACGATGCTTTGAATTGTGTAACAGAAGACCATGTGAGAAACAATGTTCTAAACGCTTGAAGTGTAAGCATCGTTGCATCGGCTTCTGCGGCGAACCATGCCCACCATTATGCAAAATCTGCAACAAAAAAGAACtaatcgatgaattttttctcggGTATGAAGATGAACCAAATGCCAg ATTTGTGTTTCTTGAAGATTGTGGGCACTGCATAGAGAATAAGGGGCTTCTAAATTGGATGTCAGCAAACACTCAAACAGTTCAAGTGAAGACATGCCCGCGATGCAGCACTCCTATAAATAAATGCACTCGAATATTAAACGAAATTAAAACGCATCTGAAAGATGTTCAGCTTGTAAAGGCAAAAATATTTGGGGATCACACCAACTTACAAAATCAACAATTCTTACTTGTCACCAGAATTAAACACATGTACGAGAACCCAGTGATGAAAGGTATTTGA
- the LOC124305268 gene encoding NFX1-type zinc finger-containing protein 1-like isoform X9 — MPKFKTKHFHHFSEPWKTRRQTYNDHARNRALKYTIGQASRGLSATGNRYSPYRHETKEANNGHGLQNENTTHWQYFTFTRLQTLSVMNNNDDLIAELHVKKDEFDQLLNGDFRPDHFVLVVQILAKISRANFTKILSSILCCSCFPTFIKNLESYLTKLPFETKEDKLQNKFYWNDINLFWSNLVEFFQKFTELFPRKARDELTSVLDKTNLIIATTEMNQDCRIAASIKERTSKICRILKVKIPKLETKEKVFATSSVQELQDPLEDFRTLSIIPTIQDVFNEKPFIRPNKLVGAYDSVEHYLDVQFRLLREDFMAPLRNGIHEYLNGSKKYSKTDVRVYRKVTMMNPEVAGNNIGVMVSFGILKFINWDTSKRFQFGGLVCLSSDNFSSIIFATIANRDKELLQRGTVLIKPCKKTAITHDHYHSNWVMLESKIYFEPYLAVLNAMCQMNEKNFPMRKYLVDADTTISLPHYFKTDAVLKYKGFSLQVGDYATWPTTKQLRLDETQYEAFKSGLSQEIAIIQGPPGTGKTFIALEIIRTLLENKEQWRCNGPIVIVCLTNHALDQFLEGVTKHTTSIVRVGSRSKNEALSQYTLGNKREARPRRNWCHDKWYQVKIILSNMKRTRKVLQDLSKRYAIVSPHLLYAYCHDETLQDMKNVNELFQWLLTHTDNSMKICETQSTNTATEMEIDGNSEFEEPIFPLEIVDNEIAEIDANMNEYRRTTRTQNIPVFPRHEVVQLKHRADTLKLQRSDLQRNLTQHPLLIRDNENFLPSLPWQKYWEWVELSYKNAKQKLTDLEEEYHSANEELNEVKQILDLSILREHDVIGFTTTCAARLYASLHALRPPIVLVEEAAEILESHVVCSLTQHCQHLILIGDHKQLRPKVAVHKLGSKYNFNISLFERMVNNRGSCTQLGHQHRMRPEIARLICPSVYKILHNHECVLEYPPVMGLEKNVFFITHDNPEATHDNQESWINPHEAKFLVAFARHLILQGYKSTEITILCTYAGQLFTLIKERNCHEILKAVRITTIDNFQGEENRIILLSLVRNNSEGNIGFLKEENRVCVALSRAREGLYIMGNMDNLTNKNNIWPKIKQVLENDNAIGDTLELRCKYHSDTLIKIRNGSDFVEQCPEGGCLQKCNTDLPCGHSCTSICHTLDREHFNFMCKQRCVKKCPDDHPCPLLCYQGCKPCLVAVERQLKCGHAVFISCGTDPDTYQCPVKVDVTLPHCNHTTEKSCYMPLDKVPCPYPCKIRLACGHSCEQKCHANDDPDHLEHFCHKPCSKRNSHCTADHPCKLKCYEKCIACPINVSKIRSCGHELNCKCSDDVEKLVCYKRIKFERICGHKATVRCFRKDDEECNEEVLKLSACGHQIKVKCCQTPSSSLCGDKCKLNLKCGHPCTNLCKNPCTNECKAPVLQTKHGLCGHLIPVPCFLKETEAKSPALLQYCKEPCKHELSCGHFCQGNCWSCKQGRIHKPCQEKCGKTLICGHRCDVPCSLECPPCQKPCEMKCKHSRCDRKCGETCIPCRETCAARCKHTICLKRCFELCNRRPCEKQCSKRLKYEPNARLWALHRE, encoded by the exons atatAGTCCGTACCGGCACGAAACGAAGGAAGCTAATAATGGTCACGgattacaaaatgaaaataccaCACATTGGCAGTATTTTACCTTCACCCGCTTACAAACTTTAAGCGTAATGAATAACAACGATGATCTTATAGCTGAATTACATGTGAAGAAAGATGAGTTTGATCAATTATTAAATGGTGATTTTAGACCAGACCATTTTGTACTCGTAGTACAAATCTTGGCCAAGATTTCTCGAGCTAactttacgaaaattttatcaagcaTACTTTGCTGTTCTTGTTTCCCTacatttattaaaaacttggAAAGTTATTTGACTAAATTGCCATTTGAGACTAAAGAAGATaagttacaaaataaattttactggAATGATATAAATCTTTTTTGGAGTAATctggttgaatttttccaaaaatttactGAACTTTTTCCTCGCAAAGCTCGTGATGAGTTAACCTCAGTGCTGGATAAAACGAATTTGATCATAGCAACCACTGAAATGAATCAAGACTGTAGAATTGCTGCCAGTATAAAAGAAAGAACTTCGAAAATTTGTCGCATATTGAAGGTAAAAATCCCTAAACTTGAGACCAAAGAGAAGGTTTTTGCAACGTCATCTGTGCAAGAGTTGCAAGATCCTCTGGAAGATTTTAGAACGTTGAGCATCATACCAACTATTCAGGATGTGTTTAATGAGAAGCCTTTTATTAGGCCGAATAAACTCGTAGGAGCTTACGATTCGGTTGAGCATTACCTGGATGTGCAATTTCGTTTGTTGCGTGAAGATTTCATGGCACCCTTGCGAAATGGCATACatgaatatttgaatggatccaaaaaatatagtaaaacTGATGTGAGGGTTTACAGAAAAGTAACAATGATGAATCCTGAAGTAGCAGGCAACAACATCGGTGTTATGGTATCATTtggaatattaaaattcataaactGGGACACTAGTAAAAGATTTCAGTTTGGTGGTTTAGTATGCTTAAGCAGCGATAATTTCAGCTCAATTATATTTGCAACTATTGCTAATCGAGATAAAGAGTTGTTACAGAGGGGAACTGTGTTGATTAAACCGTGCAAAAAAACCGCCATCACTCACGACCATTATCATTCTAATTGGGTTATGCTGGAGtctaaaatatattttgaaccATATCTGGCAGTGCTAAATGCAATGTGccaaatgaatgaaaaaaattttccaatgagGAAGTATTTGGTCGATGCAGATACAACTATTTCGCTACctcattatttcaaaactgatGCAGTACTAAAGTATAAGGGCTTTTCACTGCAAGTGGGAGATTACGCCACTTGGCCAACTACCAAACAACTGCGGTTAGATGAAACGCAGTACGAGGCATTCAAATCTGGTCTTTCTCAAGAAATTGCAATTATACAAGGACCGCCAGGAACAGGCAAGACGTTTATTGCTCTAGAAATAATTCGGACTTTGCTAGAGAACAAGGAACAATGGAGATGTAATGGGCCAATCGTCATTGTCTGCTTGACAAATCATGCCCTTGATCAATTCCTTGAAGGTGTTACGAAACATACAACTTCGATAGTTCGTGTCGGCAGTCGATCAAAAAATGAAGCTCTGTCACAGTATACACTTGGAAATAAACGAGAAGCACGACCACGCAGAAATTGGTGTCATGACAAGTGGTACCAAGTGAAGATAATCTTATCTAACATGAAGAGAACCCGTAAAGTATTACAGGACTTGTCTAAAAGATATGCCATTGTATCTCCACACCTTCTATATGCCTATTGCCATGACGAAACGTTGCAAGACATGAAGAATGTTAACGAATTGTTCCAATGGTTATTGACACATACTGacaattcaatgaaaatatgtgaGACGCAGAGCACAAATACTGCCACAGAAATGGAAATTGACGGTAATAGCGAATTTGAAGAGCCCATTTTTCCTTTGGAAATCGTTGATAACGAAATTGCTGAGATTGACGCAAACATGAACGAGTACAGACGAACTACACGCACACAAAACATACCAGTATTTCCACGACATGAAGTTGTTCAATTAAAACATCGTGCTGACACCTTGAAGTTACAACGGTCCGACCTACAG CGGAACCTGACTCAGCATCCTCTATTAATTCGAGATAACGAAAACTTTCTGCCGAGTTTACCTTGGCAAAAGTACTGGGAATGGGTAGAACTGAGTTATAAAAATGCCAAACAGAAATTAACTGATTTGGAAGAAGAGTATCATTCAGCAAATGAAGAGTTGAATGAAGTTAAGCAAATACTTGATTTGTCGATACTTCGAGAGCACGATGTTATTGGGTTTACTACGACATGTGCAGCGAGATTATATGCTTCTCTGCATGCTCTGCGTCCGCCGATAG TACTGGTGGAGGAGGCAGCTGAAATTCTGGAATCACATGTCGTTTGCTCTTTGACCCAACATTGCCAGCATCTTATCCTCATTGGGGATCATAAACAACTGCGACCAAAGGTGGCTGTTCACAAGTTGGGTtcaaaatacaatttcaatatATCTCTTTTTGAAAGAATGGTCAACAACAGAGGAAGTTGCACACAGTTAGGGCATCAGCATCGTATGCGACCGGAAATTGCCAGACTAATCTGTCCTTCCGTGTATAAGATTCTCCACAACCATGAATGCGTTTTGGAATATCCCCCTGTAATGGGATtagagaaaaatgtttttttcataacgcATGATAACCCAGAGGCAACACACGACAACCAAGAGAGTTGGATAAATCCACACGAAGCCAAATTTCTAGTAGCATTTGCTAGACATCTGATATTGCAAGGCTATAAAAGTACAGAAATCACTATACTCTGTACCTATGCGGGACAACTTTTCACACTTATCAAG gaGAGAAATTGTCATGAGATTCTTAAAGCAGTGCGCATAACCAcaattgacaattttcaagGAGAGGAGAACAGAattattcttctttcattAGTTCGCAACAACAGCGAAGGAAATATTGGATTTCTGAAAGAAGAGAACAGAGTTTGTGTTGCACTATCTCGTGCCCGTGAAGGCCTTTATATCATGGGGAACATGGACAATcttacgaataaaaataatatttggcCAAAAATTAAACAAGTTTTAGAAAATGACAATGCAATAGGTGATACACTCGAATTACGATGCAAGTATCATTCTGATACATTAATAAAG ATACGAAACGGAAGCGATTTTGTGGAACAATGCCCGGAAGGGGGATGCTTACAAAAATGTAATACTGATTTACCGTGTGGACATTCTTGTACCAGCATTTGTCATACCCTTGACAGAGAGCATTTCAATTTCATGTGCAAACAGCGTTGCGTTAAAAAGTGTCCGGATGATCATCCTTGTCCACTTTTATGTTACCAAGGATGCAAGCCGTGTCTAGTTGCTGTTGAACGCCAATTGAAATGCGGTCATGCTGTTTTTATCTCGTGTGGGACAGACCCTGATACATACCAATGTCCTGTCAAA gTCGATGTTACCCTACCTCATTGCAATCATACTACTGAAAAAAGCTGTTATATGCCTCTGGATAAGGTCCCATGCCCATATCCCTGTAAAATTCGTTTAGCATGTGGACATTCTTGTGAACAAAAATGTCATGCTAACGATGATCCTGATCATCTGGAG CACTTTTGTCATAAGCCCTGTTCAAAAAGGAACAGCCACTGTACTGCCGATCATCCGTGCAAATTGAAGTGTTATGAGAAATGTATAGCATGTCCTATTAATGTATCAAAAATACGATCTTGCGGACATGAACTTAATTGCAAATGCTCGGATGATGTAGAAAAACTCGTATGCtataaacgaataaaatttgagaGAATCTGTGGACACAAAGCTACAGTAAGATGCTTCCGGAAGGATGACGAAGAATGTAATGAAGAG gTACTGAAACTAAGTGCATGTGGTCACcaaataaaagtgaaatgtTGCCAAACACCAAGTTCTTCTCTGTGTGGCGATAAATGTAAACTTAATTTAAAATGTGGCCATCCCTGCACTAATCTATGTAAAAACCCATGTACAAACGAATGCAAGGCCCCTGTCCTTCAAACGAAACATGGGCTTTGTGGACATCTCATTCCCGTGCCTTGCTTCTTAAAAGAAACTG AAGCCAAGTCTCCAGCACTACTACAGTATTGCAAGGAACCATGCAAACATGAATTATCTTGTGGCCACTTTTGCCAAGGCAATTGTTGGTCCTGCAAACAGGGACGTATACACAAACCTTGCCAAGAAAAATGTGGCAAGACTCTCATTTGTGGACATAg GTGCGATGTGCCTTGCAGTCTCGAATGTCCACCGTGTCAAAAACCTTGCGAAATGAAATGCAAACACAGTAGATGTGACAGAAAGTGTGGAGAAACCTGTATACCATGTAGA GAAACCTGTGCAGCGCGATGTAAACATACAATTTGTCTCAAACGATGCTTTGAATTGTGTAACAGAAGACCATGTGAGAAACAATGTTCTAAACGCTTGAAGT ATGAACCAAATGCCAg ATTGTGGGCACTGCATAGAGAATAA